In Setaria italica strain Yugu1 chromosome IX, Setaria_italica_v2.0, whole genome shotgun sequence, the genomic stretch catccaagtaggaaggttgaacataaaAAGGGTCACAGGCTAAGTACTATGACCAATactcaactcaccaaatggattgaatccatcagtacttaaaccaaaccttatgttacttgcatcactttcaaagtctgggaatgctctatcaattgatctccactgagccccatccgtggggtgtctcagcatctcatcttgcttacgttcttctttgtgccatcgcatcaacttagcattcgtctTGTTTTTGAACAAATGCCTTAAACGTGGtattacagggaaataccacatcaccttcacgggaactctcttcttgggaggctgcccctcaatatcaccaggatcatctcgcttGATCTTATACCACAGCGCTCCGcacacgggacaagcatccaatttcttgtattcatcaccatgatagaggatacagtcattagggcatgcgtgtatcttctgaacctccaatcccagagggcaaacaatctgtttagcttcataagttgtggatggcaattcattattctcaggaagaatctttttgacaatgttcaacatcccctgtaTTGCCTTATCGAACACACCATTTTTAGCCTTCCAAATTTTAGTGTGATACCTAATTTTTTATGCCCCTAtttgcaatctaggtacaacaaGTTTTTATGATCATTAATCATGCACTgtaacttttctgattccttcatagtttcgcaatctctgtgtgcatcccgtagcacctgaccaaggtcatcagtagggccatcttctgcaaactcatcttcatcagcctcgcccattgtaatatctgcaaaagcttgacctgcaactTAGTCCGAAATGTTGTTACAATTGCCCTCTTCTTtgccgtcttccattataacctctctttcaccgtgcttggtccaaaccgtatctaaacaagtggctgggAATAGTCCTCTATTCCCACAGGAAGCCtatgaatagtccttcttgttactgcattggaagaatggacaacatatgaactcgttctctggcttgttcgctttgaccacttcgagaaaataatgcaagccatcgaCAAACTTCTTAGTCCGTTtgtccgcgttatacatccattgtcggtccatctgcatcgtattatgcgagaaatggacataggtcttcatattagatgaagaacttgattaatattcataatttacaccaataaACCTTCATAATGGATtgaaacaattcacatgaaaattacaccattccACATTTATAATaatcactaaagatacatatagagattacactcataacaagataataaagatacatatgcaagataataaagatacatatgcactaaagattacagacacTCCATAGTGGACTTTACGTAaccaattatcctaaaataatggtccAACATAGCGTAAGCACGTTCTGTTAACCAGGATTGGAGGAAcagaggtggtacatccattgccggtccatttgCATCCATtgctcaaaatcctctccattcccCCTCACATTCTCAcacacatcaagttgttttaactaatacgaatcgtatataacaagcaaactatccatcacattctagctcaaaaatatgtataaataaaaatcctctccattcttcctcattctaaccaactcatttttctccctctctaaagcataaaacaaagtataacaacaataaatgaaaggaGAATGAATTACCTAACTTTCATgatactttggatgagtgaaattcccacgaaaataagaaaaaaaattcggaTAGCACCttccctaggcttgcttcgtcGCCATggagagaggaggatgaagctttctggtggagtggagtggagtggctcgggctggaggaggaagaagagatctTTGTCTTGTATTTTTATAGAGGAGGAGAtattgtcccggttggaaattccaaccgggacaaaaggggcccACCGTCAGTAGGGAAAATCTAGCCGttataaccgggactaaagtggggggctttagtcctggttgtaaataccaatcaggactaaagctcccccaaATCTGGCCTACCATGACGCGCCACCTTTAGTCAcgggctaactttaaaccgggacaaaagggaacgaatggaaggtgagttcttcAATAGTGGCCAATGCCACTAACACGAGTGGGTATCATGTGTCACTGAGATATTGATGCAGATAAGGGACGGTAAAATGTTGCAATAATAAAAATGGGGTTGCCCCCATAATATCGGAAGTTCGGAACAATAAGATCTTGGGTCTTTGGCGAGAACATTAAACTGTTCCATGTACCTATTCAGGACACAGGTAAAAAGAACAAGTTAATCAGAGGAAGATACCGACAATCATGACCTTGTGAAACTGGCTCCCGTCAAGTTGCTATCAACATGATCAATCAGTCCATAACTTGATCCTGTCAACTCATCAAATGACAAGGATGAATTGTGGATTCTTGGGAACCATGGACCTTTAAAAACACTGACCTAGAATGAATATATTTTCCAGAGAAAGCTTTAGATAAATCAGGATGAGAAGGGATTATTCATTATAAGATGCTTAACTCACCTGCACAAATCCACCATTTCTATAAATGACTGAGAAGAACTCAATACATCTTCAATGCAAAGTTGGTACCAGCATGCTGTTTATTGTGATAATGGATAGCTATACGGTGAAGAGCATATCTGGTAATGCGATAGAATATCATCATCGGACCTTACATATATTCGCCGTTGCATATCTTCCCAATCTTGGCATGATGAGTTCATGCAACTGCCCAATCTTAGCATGAAGAGTTCATATATAGCATAATAAGAACGGATAAGGCCCGAGCATCAACAAGCCCACACCATAAGTAGACAAAATCACCTAGCAGAGAGATCATTGGCTTGTTTGCAGTGTAATAGCCGTCACAAATTTCAGGAACCATTTTCTGCAAAGCATAGACCACTAACAGGCCAACATCAGACACCCCGCAGGTGCCTGCACGATCTTGCTGAATTTAAACTTGACCAGCAGATGGAGATGCCATCCAACTATCTTCATCGCGCCgccaagaaaaaaaagcaagctaTTCTAGAAGCCCAGTGATCAGCAGAGATCCATGTTTGTGTTTTCACCAGGAGATGGAATAATAATTTAAACtgtaaaagaaataagaaaTTGGATTTCTAATCAAATGCTCAGCAACCAAAGGCTTCAGGAATTTCCTCACCAAGCAGGTGCCATCATGCTACTCAGTCGGTTTAAGCCATGGACTAGTCATAACCGCTACTGGGGCTGATAAACTCATTTACCTATTTTAAGAGATATCTTCCAGAAGAATatacaagaaaacaaattaGCACCCAGAGGCGAGTCTTACTTTCAGGTTCCTGCCTATCCTGCTGAACTGAGCAAAGGCATATTTTGAATGAAAAAACAACGCACAAGTACACACCCATTACACATCAAACAGAATTGATTTGATATCTCTTGAGAATGACAGCATCATAAAGTTTCATTTCGTGAAACAACAATGGCCATTTTTCAGTTCAGAACAAACACGAGTTAAAGAACAATAGGCAAGCGATTTAGCACCAGTTTGGCCAAATAAATTTTACATAAAATTAGTTTCATGATGAAAATGCTAATTTTTTCGTAATATGGCAGAAAAAGGTGATGTTTAATTGTACTATCCAATTGTGCCCTTGTCAAATAAACTCTTGTTAAGTGTTAACTTGCTAGATGGACTGCCACTACTTACGACATACTCAATCTATTCATAGGTCAATAACATAAACTTAGTAAGAGGATAGCATAAGAAATGGTTTCTTGGACTTAATAGATCAAGAGTAAGCTAAACTAATAAACTGATAAACGACCAAAAAATGACAATCCATTCCAAGTGTAAGAATTATTGAGCAATCATAAAAATGAAAAATCCAAATTAACTCCTGTTTTAATTACTTCTAAATGTGGTCACCACAACTTATAAATATTTGTTTACATCAAACAGGCATGGCTAGTAAAGGTTTGTCGAAGTCAATGGATATAATAGTATATCCAAGCACCATATATACTTGATAGTTGAAACAGCATGCTCATAGGTCAATAACATACAAAATGCACGTATGCATCAGCACTACAATACCTTTGGGTATGTATGAAAGAAGGCTTTCATATTGATGCGGGGGTTTAAAATTAACTGGACTATTATCACATTGTCACAATTGTTCACAATTCTTGATTATAGAAAATAGATAGCATGGTTCCACAGTTAATAACCCATACAGGATATGATGATCAAACAAAATGAAGATAGAGGTGTGTGGCCTCCCTTTTAAGGATAAGGCTATACATAGAACTACTAGTACTAGGCTGCAGCTCTTATCATCCTGACCAAAAATCCCCATTGAAACCCAATGGCCCCTCATCTTGCTTCTTTGCAATCAATTAATGGACAGGCGAGCAGCAATTTCACACATCCGTGGCATGCATGTCATCCTGACAAAAACATACCTATTAACACACAATGTCTTTGCGCCTTGATTCTTAGTATCCAAGAGGCACCCGAGCCGCAATATTGGACATCAGCTCCTTAAACACAGCAGGGCAGTTTCTAGTTAAATGCTCAAAGTCATCAGTTGCCATAACGGCATTCAGAGTCAATGGTGAGGAGAGGAATTGGAAACATGCCTCCTTGAGCCCATGGCAGTGGTGCTGCTCAGCCAACACCAAGATGGACGCCACAGAGCCCATACCGATGTGCGCGCACATGTTATCTTCACAAAtcagcttcagcctctccaGGTTATACCTGTCAGCCGCAACAAGCAAATGCTGAGACATCGCAGCCTTTTCCATAGGTGGACAATCCGGTAGTCCGTCCGTGTAGATGAAACAAAGTAAGGCTCTGAACACTCCGGCATCCATGTCATCCACGCGTATGACGGTGGCGTCCGCGCTCTCCTTCATCTGGCCGGAGAGCTCTGCCTCAAACACTGTCGACCTGGCTGCAAGAATGCATCTGTGCGCCCGGAGCGTCTCGCCACCGACCTCGAACGTGACATCGGCCCCAGTTTTGGCCGCCAGGAGACGCTCAAGATGCAGGTGGAGGTCATACGGCGGCACCGCGACGAGGTCCACGGGCCTGTGCTCCGTGCGGAGCTCCTTGGGGACGAAGACGTCGCACCTGATGGTGAAGCGGTCATCCTTGAGATGGCCTGACTCCTCGAGCCATGACCTCTACCGTCGTCCGTGCAGAACTTGCGCGTGGTTGTCATCTGGCTGTGCGACGGCACCGGCTCCCCGGTCTGATCGAGCAGGCTGAACTTGACTTGCGCCTCCACGGACTCGGCGATGCCCTGGTCAAATTCGAGGAAGACGGATATGAACTCCGCGGCATCAGATTGGTCGCCGTTCGGGTAGTACCGTAGTAGAGGATCCGCCAGGAGGAACCCCCCGCGCCGACAGTGAAAGGGCGAGACCTGATGCACTGGCCGGTGGGGAGGTCCTTGGTGTGCGAGTACCCCTCGATGTCGAGCAGGTGGTAGCCAGCCGCCGTGCCGCCAATGATGGCCGAGCGCGAGGGAAGAGTGACGCCGTCGCCAGCGTCCAAtccgggaggcggcggcatgACGGCGAGGGTTTGGAGGCCTTCGGTGCTCTTGGTCGTTTGGGGATTTTTGGGGCAGCTTCAGCAAAGGCGGCGCAGGCCAGCATTCCTGCAAAGACGAAGAAAGCGCGAGATGCGGCGAGGCTTCCGGACGGGCCAAGTCCAGCGGATGTGGCCCGGCGATCTTCAGGTGGGTTAAAAAGTACAACGCGGCCCATTAAACGACAGTTTCAGCCGGAAAATCATATCCGCTAAACATCTGTAACTGACCCACAACGTCCAACAAACTATTCCAAcaaactatctcaacattttagatAAATTATCTCAATATTTTTTACGTCAAAAAATTTGTATTGTGAAGTAATAatttggtgaatgtaaaaaaaattaaagaaaaatgttggtatatataaaaaaatgtgGTTAATGTCAAGAAATGTTGATAACAATTAAGTcagacttttttaaaaaaaatattgataaatGTCAACAAATATTGATggatattaaaaaaaatattgtacatgGATTTAATATGAAATGAGTTGCTTACCTACCTTCTTATAGGAGTTCCCGATTCAGCCTAATATTCTGCTTTGACCCATACCTTTAACAATTATTTTGTACGTTTCAAACAATAGTTTGTACTAGAACATTGTAAAAATAAAAAGGGTGTGAGCAAACTTTTAATCCTTCCTTGCTCCATGCTGTTACTCTAATGCTGCCTTGTTCCTCGTTGTCGTCCTAGTGTTGTACGTCTTGCTCCGCCCACGCTTCTACTCAAGCTATCACGTgtggaacatttttttttactacatGGAGCTTAATTTCTCTATCGAATCAATTATTTTTCTTATACTGGAAAACATGCAAAGGAACACTTGGGAGGGTTGAGTGGAGGATTAATTTACCTTACCTACAAAAGGTACCAAAGGTACCAGCGCTTAGGAAAGAAGGTGGTCCACTCAATGCAAAAAGtggagaacaaaaaaaaaatgaaatcgtGTGATCAATATTCTGTGAATAGTAGTATCAAAATCTGCTTCCCTATTTGAATGATTTTCAAAGTTGATATGCTTTAGGATCCATTCAACAGAAACTATAAATGAAGAACTCAACGCTGATTGACAAGCATCACGGGTCACATCATCTATTCAGCGAGACGGAGGTTTGTCATGACATGAGCCAAATGCAAACCCAATTTCGTGGAATGTCGTGTGTTGCGGATCATGCGGATTGACATAGCTAAGGAGGTTAGTTTTACACATATCCTAGTGTCCATGATGAAAAATATGTAGAACAATTTGGTAAACGTGGTTAGCAAACTCGCATCCCACGGTTCCGTGTTTATATAGTGTTGGAGGCTGTCACAAATACATGAGATAGATTACAGCTTGTCTTTTTAGCATACGGTTAAACCATCCTATCTCTATCTATCTGTTACAAAGACGTTACAATAttctaggactctatctctcgAAGCTGGATAGACTCGTGCACCTTATCCTTGCCTTGCGTCATACCTCAACCAGGTTGCCGTGCGTTACACCTGAGTAGTCCTGTACCAACACGTTTTGCTTAACAGCCCCTCTCAATCTTAACCCGGTTTCTTAACCATGTTAAGATTGTGTCTGAACATCTCAAATTTCTGTGTAGCAAGCGCTTTTGTAAAACCATCTGCTAGTTGATCTACTGAGGGTATAAACCGAATCTCCAACTGTTTCTTTGTAACCCTTTCTTGCACAAAGTGAAAATCAATCTCAATGTGCTTAGCTCTTGCATAAAACACTGGATTTGCTGAGAGATATGTTGCTCCAAGGTTATCACACCATAGATGAGGAATTTGATATTTTACTCCCAATTCTCTTAGCAACGTCTCTACCCAAATTAATTCAGCAGTAGCATTAGCAAGAGatttgtactcagcttctgtacTAGATCTTGACACCGTAGGCTGTTTCCTGGCACTCCAAGAAATCAGGTTCGGCCCAAAAAAGACAGCAAACCCTCCTGTCGACCGACGATCATCAACACATCCTGCCCAGTCTGCATCAGAGAATGCTCTAACCATAACTGAGTCTGATGCTTTAATACTCAATCCCATACTGATCGTTCCTTTAACATATCTTAAGATCCTCTTTGCTGTACTCCAATGAGTTGTTGTTGGCGCATGCAGGAACTGAC encodes the following:
- the LOC101764885 gene encoding BTB/POZ and MATH domain-containing protein 2-like, with amino-acid sequence MPPPPGLDAGDGVTLPSRSAIIGGTAAGYHLLDIEGYSHTKDLPTGQCIRSWLEESGHLKDDRFTIRCDVFVPKELRTEHRPVDLVAVPPYDLHLHLERLLAAKTGADVTFEVGGETLRAHRCILAARSTVFEAELSGQMKESADATVIRVDDMDAGVFRALLCFIYTDGLPDCPPMEKAAMSQHLLVAADRYNLERLKLICEDNMCAHIGMGSVASILVLAEQHHCHGLKEACFQFLSSPLTLNAVMATDDFEHLTRNCPAVFKELMSNIAARVPLGY